The following are encoded in a window of Malassezia japonica chromosome 7, complete sequence genomic DNA:
- a CDS encoding uncharacterized protein (COG:P; EggNog:ENOG503P2XV) translates to MTADSHVFHQRSPVGDAFNAGSAGAVVGLLVSAVQNSLQKHHAGAMGIFTRTGGTIALFTMIGGAFAYTDAFTANSRRKEDGWNGAAGGCAAGLVVGAASRSVPLMAGSCVGMGGILGTFQAAGSTMLNEKLIRPKPLEKLDPESPLLGSSQERRAHFFKVRGVD, encoded by the exons ATGACCGCGGACTCGCACGTGTTCCACCAACGGTCGCCTGTGGGCGACGCCTTCAACGCCGGCTCGGCTGGTGCCGTGGTGGGCTTGCTGGTGAGCGCTGTGCAGAACAGTCTCCAGAAGCACCATGCCGGCGCGATGGGTATCTTCACCCGGACGGGCGGCACGATTGCCCTGTTTA CTATGATCGGTGGTGCCTTTGCGTACACGGACGCCTTCACAGCAAACTCCCGCCGCAAGGAAGACGGCTGGAACGGCGCTGCgggcggctgcgccgccggccttgtcgtcggcgctgctT CGCGCTCTGTTCCGCTGATGGCCGGCTCGTGTGTGGGTATGGGCGGCATTCTCGGCACGTTCCAGGCGGCCGGATCGACTATGCTGAACGAGAAGCTCATCAGGCCCAAGCCGCTCGAGAAGCTCGACCCCGAGAGCCCTCTGCTGGGTTCTTCGCAGGAGAGGCGGGCGCACTTCTTCAAGGTGCGTGGTGTCGACTAA
- the SHP1 gene encoding protein phosphatase regulator (COG:Y; EggNog:ENOG503NW1D; BUSCO:EOG0926423H), whose translation MDDTIAQFVNITGAAPEVARSYVESANGDVSTAVASFFDSAEDDAAASVPAAPAAAAAPAAAPSGPRTLGGAPAAEDAPWPSTKPAAQPARARGGGIMTFSDLRGHSADEEPDDRDPVNLFAGGERSGLNVENPEARRGGDDNSLVSDILSKAATAHGHAEQPVDLQGGSSRAFTGRGHSIGGATVGEEAPPPVEDEEEDSSEEPAVRHLTFWQDGFSIEDGPLMRYDDPANQETLQAINSGRAPLSLLNVRFGQPVELMVARRTHENLSAARATASAPLRPPSRPPRAPLRLLPPPSDAPVVNDSEPTTQIQVRLSDGQRLIAKLNTTHTVGDLRRYINAHRPEVAGQSYTLQTSFPPRPLTDDAQSVADAQLLHAVVVLKFT comes from the exons ATGGACGACACCATTGCCCAGTTTGTGAACATTaccggcgctgcgccggagGTTGCGCG CTCGTACGTCGAATCGGCGAacggcgacgtgtcgaCCGCCGTCGCCTCGTTCTTTGATagcgccgaggacgacgctgcggcgtccgtgcccgctgcgcctgcggctgcagccgcgcctgccgccgcgccgagcggcccgcggacgctcggcggcgcgccggcggcggaaGATGCGCCGTGGCCGAGTACCAAGCCCGCTGCGCagcctgcgcgcgcgcggggTGGCGGCATCATGACGTTCAGCGACCTGCGTGGCCAcagcgccgacgaggagccggACGACCGCGACCCTGTGAACCTCTTTGcgggcggcgagcgcagtgGCCTCAATGTCGAGAACCctgaggcgcgccgcggagGCGACGACAACAGCCTCGTGAGCGATATCCTGTCCAAGGCCGCCACCGCGCACGGGCATGCGGAGCAGCCGGTGGACCTCCAaggcggctcgtcgcgtgcCTTTACTGGCCGCGGCCActcgatcggcggcgctacggtcggcgaggaggcTCCGCCACCCgtggaggacgaggaggaggactcgagcgaggagccggccgtgcgccaccTCACCTTTTGGCAGGACGGTTTCTCGATTGAGGACGGCCCGTTGATGCGCTACGACGACCCTGCGAACCAGGAGACGCTGCAGGCGATCAACtcgggccgtgcgccactCAGCTTGCTGAATGTGCGCTTTGGCCAGCCGGTCGAGCTGAtggtcgcgcggcgcacgcacgaaAA cctttcggcggctcgggcaaccgcctcggcgccccTGCgcccgccgtcgcggcccCCCCGCGCTCCGCTGCGCCTCCTGCCCCCCCCCTCGGACGCGCCGGTGGTGAACGACTCGGAGCCTACGACGCAGATCCAAGTGCGTCTGAGCGATGGCCAGCGCCTGATTGCGAAGCTCAACACGACGCATACGGTCGGCGATCTTCGGCGCTACATCAATGC CCACCGCCCCGAAGTCGCTGGTCAATCCTATACGCTGCAGACCTCCTTCCCCCCCCGCCCTCTGACGGACGATGCCCAaagcgtcgccgacgcgcagctcctccaCGCGGTGGTCGTGTTGAAGTTCACGTGA
- a CDS encoding uncharacterized protein (TransMembrane:2 (i181-200o220-241i); EggNog:ENOG503NWSK; COG:C), with amino-acid sequence MPDSHAFRAGSLTGFATDFMMGGVSAAVSKTAAAPIERVKLLIQNQDEMIKQGRLASPYRGIGDCFVRTYQSEGLASLWRGNTANVIRYFPTQALNFAFKDYFKSMFAVPKSAAYIKKLGANLASGGAAGASSLLFVYSLDYARTRLANDAKSAAKGGGERQFNGLIDVYRKTIASDGIAGLYRGFIPSVVGIIVYRGLYFGLYDSLKPVVLPGDLSKNFLASFLLGWVVTTSAGLASYPLDTIRRRMMMTSGGKVHYKNMFDAARSIVATEGTKSLFKGAGANILRGIAAAGTISGYDHLQQVVFGKVYKGGSG; translated from the exons ATGCCCGACTCGCATGCATTTAGGGCGGGC TCTCTTACGGGTTTCGCGACCGACTTCATGATGGGCGGTGTCTCCGCCGCCGTCTCGAAGACGGCTGCTGCCCCCATTGAGCGTGTGAAGCTCCTCATCCAGAACCAGGATGAGATGATCAAGCAGGGCCGTCTCGCCTCCCCCTACAGGGGTATCGGTGACTGCTTTGTCCGCACCTACCAGAGCGAGGGTCTCGCCTCCCTCTGGCGCGGTAACACTGCCAACGTCATCCGTTACTTCCCTACCCAGGCTCTGAACTTCGCCTTCAAGGACTACTTCAAGTCGATGTTCGCGGTGCCCAAGTCTGCTGCTTACATCAAGAAGCTCGGTGCCAACCTTGCCTCGGGTGGTGCTGCTggtgcctcgtcgctccTCTTCGTCTACTCGCTCGACTACGCCCGTACCCGTCTCGCTAACGACGCCAAGTCGGCTGCCAAGGGCGGCGGTGAGCGCCAGTTCAACGGTCTCATTGACGTGTACCGCAAGACCATCGCCTCGGACGGTATCGCCGGTCTCTACCGTGGTTTCATTCCTTCGGTCGTTGGTATCATTGTGTACCGCGGTCTCTACTTCGGTCTCTACGACTCGCTCAAGCCCGTTGTCCTGCCCGGTGACCTCTCGAAGAACTTCCTTGCCTCGTTCCTGCTTGGTTGGGTTGTTACTACTTCGGCTGGTCTTGCCTCGTACCCGCTCGACACCATCCGTCGCCGCATGATGATGACCTCGGGTGGTAAGGTGCACTACAAGAACATGTTCGACGCTGCCCGCTCGATCGTGGCCACCGAGGGTACCAAGTCGCTCTTCAAGGGTGCCGGTGCCAACATTCTCCGTGGTATCGCCGCTGCCGGTACCATCTCGGGCTACGACCACCTCCAGCAGGTCGTCTTCGGCAAGGTCTACAAGGGTGGCTCGGGATAA
- the VPS21 gene encoding Vacuolar protein sorting-associated protein 21 (EggNog:ENOG503NY6F; COG:U) yields the protein MSHQTPERRELDATSPDAAVRPIQTKLVLLGEAAVGKTSVVHRFVQDDFQENREPTIGAAFLTQRCRLEDRLVKFEIWDTAGQERFHSLAPMYYRNAQASAVVYDVTKASSFEKAKLWVKELQRQASPQIVIALVGNKIDLITEDGDESSEAPVEREVERADAQQYAQENGLLFFETSAKTGEHVLEVFTEIAKHIPLDQVKPSAAAPGGARSEVVNVQPAQSTGAPSLGGCC from the exons ATGTCGCACCAAACGCCCGAGAGGAGGGAGCTGGACGCCACGTCGCCTGACGCTGCTGTGCGTCCGATCCAGACGAAGCTTGTGCTGCTGGGCGAGGCTGCTGTCGGAAAGACGTCCGTCGTGCACCGGTTTGTGCAGGATGACTTCCAGGAGAACCGCGAGCCGacgatcggcgcggcgttcctcacgcagcgctgccgcctcgaggaccGCCTGGTGAAATTCGAGATCTGGGATACGGCGGGTCAGGAGCGCTTCCACAGCCTTGCGCCTATGTACTACCGCAATGCGCAGGCGAGTGCGGTGGTCTACGATGTGACCAAAGCGTCCTCCTTTGAGAAGGCCAAGCTCTGGGTcaaggagctgcagcgccaggcgaGCCCGCAGATCGTcattgcgctcgtcggcaacAAGATCGACCTGATTACAGAGGATGGGGACGAGTCTTccgaggcgccggtcgagcgGGAGGTCGAGCGGGCGGATGCGCAGCAGTACGCCCAAGAGAATGGCCTCCTCTTTTTCGAGACGAGTGCCAAGACTGGCGAGCATGTCCTGGAAGTCTTTACCGAGATTG CGAAACACATCCCCCTCGATCAGGTCAAGCCTAGTGCCGCGGCCCCCGGCGGGGCACGCAGCGAGGTGGTCAATGTCCAACCGGCACAGAGCACGGGCGCACCGAGTTTGGGCGGCTGCTGTTAA
- the ssr3 gene encoding non-specific serine/threonine protein kinase (BUSCO:EOG09262IY3; EggNog:ENOG503NV33; COG:B; COG:K) yields MYSNGAGMQGAYARGQAAPAQQVQQAQQAQQAQQAQQAQQQAQRIRTRNHYDILVGEGFRGTKRDRPTDRSLPPSLKRQVKESALYADLQRIERNLDWTIARKRAELMESMGKPPKVKRTLRIFLSNTCANQPFQLEKNKEEAAEDLDDEVDTKKKESSQEEVPSWTMRIEGRLLDPSFRSRAGAALSAQATASRIGAHKFSNLIRSCVVEFVRDPNLYPDGGQGDVVEWHRPAPSVAPQPPVPGTGGSTATEHPLIHSAEPALDGFEIKRTGSVPVKAKIVLYPLYVPERYSVAQPLAQLLDVQEETRAGVLNALWGYIKTHRLLDENDHRVVRLDAPLQALFRTPTINFHHIPEVLHRFLHPPQPIVLEYYVHTDKAEHRHPTAFDIELEMDDWAVRTRQHNVLARFDANSSTSNEIAALDEQIAQAALTIRNRSAARQFFTSFAKDPQQHLHTWIASQARDLDTLLGTSHGGRGADGTAGSVTDFSAEEMRHADTFHGPWVNEAVIVTESQRLAERLQELQSARPRTEAT; encoded by the coding sequence ATGTACTCGAACGGTGCGGGCATGCAaggcgcgtacgcgcgcgGACAAGCCGCGCCGGCCCAACAAGTCCAGCAGGCACAGCAGGCACAGCAGGCACAACAGGCACAACAGGcccagcagcaggcgcagcggaTCCGCACGCGCAACCACTACGATATCCTTGTCGGTGAGGGGTTCCGTGGCACGAAGCGCGACCGGCCGACGGACCGCAGCCTCCCCCCGTCGCTCAAGCGCCAGGTCAAGGAGAGTGCGCTGTATGCGgatctgcagcgcatcgagcgcaaTCTCGACTGGACGAttgcgcgcaagcgcgccgagctcatGGAATCGATGGGCAAGCCGCCGAAAGTgaagcgcacgctgcgcatctTTTTGAGCAACACATGTGCGAACCAGCCCTTCCAGCTGGAAAAGAACAAGGAGGAGGCTGCCGAGGAcctggacgacgaggtggaTACCAAGAAGAAGGAGTCGTCGCAGGAAGAGGTCCCGTCGTGGACGATGCGTATCGAGgggcgcctgctcgacccCAGTTTCCGCTcgcgtgccggtgccgcaCTCTCGGCACAGGCGACTGCGAGCCGTATTGGCGCGCACAAGTTTAGCAACCTGATCAGGTCGTGCGTCGTGGAGTTTGTCCGCGACCCGAATCTGTACCCCGATGGCGGCCAGGGCGACGTGGTCGAGTGGCACcgtcctgcgccgtcggttgcgccgcagccgccagTGCCGGGCACCGGTGGCAGCACCGCCACCGAGCACCCGCTGATCCACTCGGCAGAGCCCGCACTCGACGGCTTCGAGATCAagcgcaccggcagcgTGCCGGTCAAGGCCAAGATTGTGCTCTACCCCCTGTATGTGCCGGAGCGCTACTCGGTCGCCCagccgcttgcgcagctgctcgacgtaCAGGAAGAGACGCGTGCAGGCGTCCTGAATGCGCTGTGGGGCTACATCAAGACGCACCGTCTGTTGGACGAAAACGaccaccgcgtcgtgcgcctcgacgcgccgctccaggcgctcttccgcacgccgacgatcAACTTCCACCACATACCCGAGGTCCTGCACCGTTTTCTGCATCCCCCACAGCCGATCGTGCTGGAGTACTACGTGCATAccgacaaggccgagcaccgccaTCCGACCGCGTTTGATATCGAGCTCGAGATGGACGACtgggcggtgcgcacgcgccagcacaacgtgctcgcgcgcttcgacgCGAACTCTTCGACGAGCAACGAgattgcggcgctcgacgagcagatcgcgcaggccgcgctgaCGATCCGCAACCGCTCGGCCGCACGTCAGTTCTTTACGTCGTTCGCCAAGGATCCGCAGCAGCACCTGCACACATGGATCGCGAgccaggcgcgcgactTGGATACCCTGCTTGGCACCTCGCACGGCGGACGTGGCGCAGACGGCACGGCAGGGTCGGTGACCGACTTTAGTGCGGAAGAGATGCGACACGCCGACACGTTCCACGGCCCGTGGGTGAACGAGGCGGTGATTGTTACCGAGTCGCAGCGGCTCGCAGAGCGTCTGCAAGAGCTGCAGTCGGCAAGGCCACGGACGGAGGCTACGTAG
- the RPS16 gene encoding 40S ribosomal protein S16 (COG:J; EggNog:ENOG503P1RZ) produces the protein MSESKGAAPFVSCFGKKKTATAVAHAKEGKGQLRLNGQPLALIQPETLRIKAFEPILVVGEDKFANVDIRIRVSGGGHTSQVYAIRQAIAKALVAYYAKYYDAASALELRQLFISYDRTLLIADPRRCEPKKFGGRGARARRQKSYR, from the coding sequence ATGTCTGAATCGAAGGGTGCCGCGCCGTTCGTTTCGTGCTTCGGCAAGAAGAAGAccgcgacggccgtcgcTCACGCTAAGGAGGGCAAGGGCCAGCTCCGCCTCAACGGCCAGCCCCTCGCTCTGATCCAgcccgagacgctgcgcatcaAGGCCTTTGAGCCGATCCTCGTTGTGGGTGAGGACAAGTTCGCCAACGTCGACATCCGCATCCGTGTCTCGGGTGGTGGTCACACCTCGCAGGTGTACGCGATCCGCCAGGCGatcgccaaggcgctcgttGCGTACTACGCCAAGTACTACGACGCTGCCTCGGCTCTCGAGCTCCGCCAGCTCTTCATCTCGTACGACCGCACCCTCCTGATTGCCGacccgcgtcgctgcgagCCCAAGAAGTTCGGTGGTCGTGGtgcccgcgcgcgccgccagaAGTCGTACCGTTAA
- the yml6 gene encoding 54S ribosomal protein yml6, mitochondrial (EggNog:ENOG503NXR2; COG:J), with protein sequence MLGRVVRSAGALLHGMPRALHTSARAGEALEKAASHPSDFFALERTEPIVHMRLSYLDKATKPEGEDAHQYVPLSSHVFNTPPHQNAMHLATVYYLDALRSGTASTKSRSEVAFSGRRLRPQKGTGHARLSDAGSPMLRKGGVAHGPRPRDFATELPRKVRELALRSALSARVREGSLHIVPSLSWQPPPTSTNKLARLLSDKRWNRALFLTAPRQPQNLLQGRRTDARPSASDPIYDEEQLKRHARYVRNFEIAARNLPDIEVLQLHTLPPHIKPRAEHAKKPGELHAYQVLQHRQVIMDLGALEWLEEKLGGAPVQEMYAEELRLLAASESQTSSTENETKPDEKPPSSATSTATDAATNALADAIAP encoded by the coding sequence ATGCTGGGCCGGGTGGTGcggagcgcaggcgcgctgctgcacggcatgccgcgcgcgctgcatacgtcggcgcgcgctggcgaAGCATTAGAAAAGGCGGCGTCGCACCCTTCTGACTTTttcgcgctggagcgcacGGAGCCGATCGTGCACATGCGCCTCAGCTACCTCGACAAGGCGACCAAGCCAGAGGGCGAAGACGCGCACCAGTACGTGCCGCTCTCGTCGCACGTCTTCAACACTCCGCCGCACCAAAACGCGATGCACCTTGCGACGGTGTACTACCTCGACGccctgcgcagcggcacggcgtcgACCAAGTCCCGCTCGGAAGTGGCTTTCTCGGGCCGCCGTCTGCGCCCGCAAAAGGGTACGGGTCACGCCCGCCTCAGCGACGCGGGCTCGccgatgctgcgcaagggTGGCGTTGCACACggcccgcgcccgcgcgaCTTTGCCACAGAACTTCCGCGCAAGGTCCGCGAGCTGGCTTTGCGCTCAGCGCtcagcgcgcgcgtgcgcgaagGGTCCCTGCACATTGTACCGAGCCTCTCGtggcagccgccgccgacgtcgactAACAAGCTCGCTCGTCTGCTGAGCGACAAGCGGTGGAACCGCGCCTTGTTCCTTACGGCGCCCCGCCAGCCCCAAAACCTCCTACAGGGCCGCCGCACGGACGCGCGCCCGTCGGCATCAGACCCGATTtacgacgaggagcagctcaagcgccacgcgcgctACGTGCGCAACTTTGAGATTGCCGCGCGCAATCTGCCCGATATCGAAGTCCTGCAGCTGCACACGCTTCCCCCTCATATCAAGCCGCGCGCAGAACACGCCAAGAAACCGGGTGAGCTGCACGCCTACCAGGTACTGCAGCACCGCCAGGTGATTATGGATCTCGGCGCCCTCGAGTGGCTCGAGGAaaagctcggcggcgcgccggtccAGGAGATGtacgccgaggagctgcgcctcctTGCCGCGTCTGAGTCGCAGACTTCTTCGACCGAAAACGAGACGAAGCCGGATGAGAAACCGCCGTCCTCTGCTACGAGCACCGCCACTGACGCGGCGACCAACGCCCTGGCCGATGCCATCGCTCCGTAG
- a CDS encoding uncharacterized protein (EggNog:ENOG503P6B4; COG:S), with product MAEARKRKKVPRYDEYGNYLGDFADEPEIKATEVAKREPEVKAAAPAARAVPPPVLRIPAAVRRAPTGPVFRCNMDTTLLEKSTCPFTASSEIELMLHRADRHLVYPPGGIDELRKKDPMRAAEERERLARLRKGGVRAADGPPDSTIMGLNIRLDTPELVSEWIKQRKKRFPTAAVVQEKEALRQRGRLTIADKEKNAREKAEMERKEAKEEGDTEETKATEDKDDKDDENDEDDEDDEDDEGSSSEESTDSSSSDMDPERDAISSKIPVPERPTDAPRLCRFYLQGTCTFGEQCRHAHGDAPQKVRRIAPRPPPSNPFQAPELLRSLLENEIAQHVDALGQVIRFVLDNDMLFPVERVPGQAAEQAQRRQKIVPLHGAPRGRPPSPTLRALVDLVWPPEPDPLVYHDPLRRADPKPLRPSELEAIAKDDKLRTILAPCTPLHPHGHVNESLRSALQSWDALPTDRHRAAALQLILGVGTQSPMYAHDAYTPPGQRARPVAVHTRQRPITEAELLRCGLRVGPDEVRLIQHMAEVVSAATSGAEFTL from the coding sequence ATGGCCGaagcgcgcaagcgcaaaAAGGTGCCGCGGTACGATGAGTACGGCAACTACCTCGGTGACTttgccgacgagccggaAATCAAGGCGACCGAGGTCGCGAAGAGGGAGCCGGAAGTgaaagcggcggcgccggctgcgcgcgcagtgccgccgccggtccTGCGCATTCCGGCTGCtgtgcgtcgtgcgccgacAGGGCCGGTATTTCGCTGCAATATGGACACGACGCTGCTGGAAAAGAGCACATGTCCTTTCACGGCGAGCTCAGAGATCGAGCTTAtgctgcaccgcgccgaccgccaTCTCGTGTACCCTCCAGGGGggatcgacgagctccgGAAGAAGGATCCGATGCGCGcagccgaggagcgcgagcgcctcgcacgGCTGCGCAAGGGTGGCGTACGTGCCGCAGACGGACCACCGGACTCGACGATCATGGGGCTCAATATTCGCTTGGATACACCGGAGCTCGTTTCCGAGTGGATCAAGCAGCGCAAAAAGCGGTTTCCGAccgcggcggtcgtgcAAGAAAAAGAGGCACTCAGGCAGCGTGGGCGCTTGACGATTGCAGACAAGGAGAAGAATGCGAGGGAGAAGGCGGAAATGGAGAGAAAAGAGGCAAAAGAGGAAGGAGATACAGAAGAAACCAAAGCAACAGAGGACAAAGACGACAAAGACGACGAgaacgacgaggacgacgaggacgacgaagacgacgagGGATCTTCGTCGGAAGAGAGCACAGACTCTTCTTCCTCCGACATGGACCCTGAACGCGACGCCATCTCGAGCAAGATACCTGTACCCGAGCGCCCGAcagatgcgccgcgcctctgCCGTTTCTACCTCCAGGGCACCTGCACCTTTGGCGAGCAGTGCCGacacgcgcacggcgatgcgccccAAAAagtgcgccgcatcgcacCTCGTCCCCCCCCATCCAACCCGTTCCAGGCTcccgagctgctgcggAGCCTGTTGGAGAATGAAATCGCGCAGCATGTCGACGCACTCGGACAAGTCATCCGTTTTGTGCTAGACAACGACATGCTCTTCcctgtcgagcgcgtgcccggccaggcggccgagcaggctCAGCGGCGCCAAAAGATTGTACCGCTGCATGGCGCCCCCCGCGGCCGCCCtccgtcgccgacgctgcgtgcgctcgtcgacctcgtgTGGCCGCCTGAGCCTGATCCGCTCGTGTACCACGACCccctgcgtcgcgcggaccccaagccgctgcgccccaGCGAGCTCGAAGCGATCGCGAAAGATGacaagctgcgcacgatTCTTGCGCCGTGCACGCCACTGCACCCCCATGGCCACGTCAACGAGTCGTTGCGGAGTGCGCTGCAGTCGTGGGACGCGCTGCCCACCGACCGGCaccgtgccgcggcgctgcagctgatcctcggcgtcggcacgcagaGCCCGATGTACGCCCACGACGCGTATACGCCGCCCGgccagcgtgcgcgtccTGTTGCCGTCCATACCCGCCAGCGGCCGATtaccgaggccgagctgtTGCGCTGTGGTCTGCGTGTCGGCCCCGACGAGGTCCGGCTGATCCAGCACATGGCCGAGGTTGTGAGTGCTGCAACGAGTGGCGCCGAATTTACCCTATAG